A region of Nostoc sp. KVJ3 DNA encodes the following proteins:
- a CDS encoding TrbI/VirB10 family protein codes for MSEENNKNGSVSTLEDLLKIDDANKSNGNKAAEPESLLVPTKHTFVTSPWSRLAIIAVPFGVGFLAIFLMLNGVFNPAPAPKIAQKPGETITATEQTQDDEGDGDARAKLALSDQEDELGRINKNKKDQPAPVPVSQTEKVVPSSPPSPQPAPRTVQNTQPRRVTQTTPQPIRTYTPPPTSTSFSPRPSISARTLTPLDPLKQLNKLRSIGSYGKIAYTETSTSKQSSLDPYLAQAQAIQNQPNEQTDTNNFDQTTPQNSSESIEKIRPRWQATSKVNKITLANNYLPQESQILQGKQTRYLTVGSFASGVIVTPLVQTTVNGSGKTQTPTSNNTKSIARLQEDLRDNYGQVAIPSGSLLAVELASVDGGSYAVAYVRAIIKDNTEYPISAGAISVTGVGGRPLIARRFQDRGGEIARSDLFGGAVSALGKVGEIMNQPDSEEEISDEFTGRIRKRSSGNQRNLTGALMSGFFGQVSQNISQRNQRNTQEITSRPNTWFIPQGTKVTFNVNRSLELP; via the coding sequence ATGAGTGAAGAGAATAATAAAAATGGGTCTGTATCGACTTTAGAGGATTTGCTCAAAATAGATGATGCTAATAAAAGTAATGGTAATAAAGCAGCAGAACCGGAAAGTTTATTAGTACCGACTAAGCACACATTTGTCACTTCTCCTTGGTCAAGACTAGCAATAATTGCTGTCCCTTTTGGAGTTGGATTTTTAGCTATATTTTTGATGCTCAATGGTGTTTTCAATCCCGCACCAGCACCAAAGATTGCTCAAAAGCCAGGGGAAACTATTACTGCTACAGAACAAACACAAGATGATGAGGGGGATGGTGACGCTCGTGCAAAACTAGCTCTGTCGGATCAAGAAGATGAGTTAGGTCGTATTAACAAAAATAAAAAAGACCAACCTGCGCCAGTACCAGTTTCTCAAACTGAAAAGGTCGTGCCATCTAGCCCACCATCTCCACAACCTGCGCCACGGACTGTTCAAAATACACAACCACGTCGCGTAACTCAGACTACACCACAACCGATTAGAACCTACACTCCGCCACCAACAAGCACGAGTTTTTCTCCAAGACCATCTATATCTGCACGGACACTCACGCCCCTAGATCCCCTTAAGCAATTGAACAAACTTCGTAGCATCGGTTCTTATGGCAAAATCGCCTACACCGAAACTAGCACCAGTAAACAATCTTCATTAGATCCATATCTTGCTCAAGCTCAAGCAATTCAAAATCAACCGAATGAACAAACAGATACAAACAATTTTGACCAAACCACGCCGCAAAACTCAAGCGAGTCGATTGAAAAGATCCGCCCCAGGTGGCAAGCGACTTCTAAAGTTAACAAGATTACTTTAGCTAACAATTATTTACCTCAAGAAAGCCAAATTCTCCAAGGTAAACAAACTCGTTATTTGACAGTTGGCTCATTTGCTAGTGGTGTGATTGTTACCCCATTAGTTCAAACCACAGTTAATGGTTCAGGAAAGACACAAACACCAACCTCTAATAACACTAAGTCTATTGCTAGACTGCAAGAGGATTTACGCGATAACTATGGGCAAGTGGCAATCCCTTCGGGTAGTTTATTGGCAGTCGAGTTAGCTTCAGTTGATGGCGGCAGTTACGCTGTTGCTTATGTCAGAGCGATCATCAAAGATAATACAGAATATCCTATTTCTGCGGGTGCGATTTCCGTGACAGGAGTTGGTGGTAGACCCCTAATAGCTCGAAGATTTCAGGACAGGGGTGGCGAGATTGCCCGTAGTGACTTGTTTGGTGGCGCTGTGTCTGCATTAGGGAAGGTTGGGGAGATTATGAACCAACCGGATAGTGAAGAAGAAATTTCTGATGAATTCACAGGCAGGATTCGCAAACGTAGTAGTGGCAATCAGCGCAATCTCACAGGTGCGTTAATGTCAGGGTTTTTTGGTCAAGTTAGCCAAAACATCAGCCAACGTAATCAACGTAATACTCAAGAAATTACTTCTCGCCCTAATACTTGGTTTATTCCACAGGGAACCAAAGTCACTTTTAATGTAAATCGTTCTTTGGAGTTGCCATGA
- a CDS encoding type IV secretory system conjugative DNA transfer family protein — protein sequence MSKSFKINSANPQGFRFEQLQNHNDAIGKYTHSLFTPNGLTVLSLLGAYILMRVFFGDGNKKKIATSYWGGAKETATAQKKAILQIVNPQCDSAALYIGKHQVKGGGTTFYIPDVQRGTAVIGAPGSGKTFSAINPMIYSAIDQEFPCIVYDFKYPSQAKVAAYAKYKGYDVHIFAPGFPESEVCNPLDFLRDSSDAESSRQISTVINKNFRLLGNSTEDGFFGPSGDQLTQAILMLAKEFGQFADVMTCAAILSSEQMVKRLMAASLNPWVKIAFGQLFSSAASEKTVAGIVATASIMFTRFMAKNTLGCFIGKTTLPLEIKGKQMIIFGLDRERRDAVGPLMTSILHMTIARNIAKKRLDPLIVALDELPSIYLPDLYRWLNESRSEGFCGIIGFQNMGQLEKNYGKDIAKAILGACSTKFIFNPGENESAQLFSNFLGDEEIKYKQKSRSTGSKNNSTSISDQEKTRKLFESAQFLKLIAGKCVFINPAYANRKEGSVPLLKTIKISQTLKNIDKYNQLKWARIVSLLARKSTQKFPSEQDLALRVKQVEQRFPIPDNPQAVSNNSRLTFKEVGSMINQNKSDSGI from the coding sequence ATGAGCAAATCTTTCAAAATAAATAGCGCTAATCCTCAAGGATTTCGATTTGAGCAATTACAAAATCATAATGACGCAATTGGCAAGTACACTCACTCTCTTTTCACCCCCAATGGACTAACAGTTTTGTCCTTACTTGGTGCTTATATTTTGATGAGGGTATTTTTTGGCGATGGTAACAAGAAGAAAATTGCTACCTCTTATTGGGGTGGAGCTAAAGAAACTGCTACTGCTCAGAAAAAAGCCATCTTGCAAATCGTCAATCCCCAATGTGATAGTGCGGCACTTTACATTGGTAAGCATCAGGTAAAAGGTGGTGGCACTACTTTCTATATCCCTGATGTGCAACGGGGTACGGCAGTCATCGGCGCTCCCGGTAGTGGTAAAACATTCAGTGCCATCAACCCGATGATTTACTCGGCAATTGATCAAGAATTTCCATGTATAGTTTATGACTTCAAATACCCTTCTCAAGCGAAAGTTGCTGCCTATGCTAAATATAAGGGCTATGATGTTCACATCTTTGCACCGGGATTTCCTGAATCTGAAGTTTGCAATCCTCTAGATTTTCTTCGGGATAGTAGTGATGCCGAATCGTCCCGACAAATTTCCACTGTCATCAATAAGAATTTTCGACTTTTGGGCAATTCAACTGAAGATGGGTTCTTTGGCCCTTCAGGGGATCAGCTGACTCAGGCAATTCTGATGTTAGCTAAAGAGTTCGGTCAATTCGCAGATGTTATGACTTGCGCCGCGATACTTTCTAGCGAACAAATGGTCAAACGCCTGATGGCTGCCTCTCTCAATCCTTGGGTGAAAATTGCCTTTGGGCAACTGTTCAGTTCTGCTGCATCTGAAAAAACTGTTGCAGGCATTGTTGCTACCGCCAGTATTATGTTCACTCGCTTTATGGCGAAAAACACCTTGGGCTGTTTCATCGGTAAGACAACTTTACCTTTGGAAATTAAAGGAAAGCAGATGATTATCTTTGGGTTGGACAGAGAACGCCGAGATGCAGTAGGGCCCCTGATGACCAGCATTTTACACATGACCATCGCCCGTAACATTGCCAAAAAGCGACTTGATCCACTGATCGTTGCACTGGATGAATTACCCTCGATTTACTTACCTGATTTATATAGGTGGCTCAACGAATCTCGCTCTGAGGGCTTCTGCGGTATTATCGGCTTCCAAAATATGGGGCAGCTTGAGAAGAACTACGGTAAGGATATTGCTAAAGCTATCCTTGGCGCTTGCAGCACTAAGTTTATATTCAATCCTGGTGAGAACGAGTCGGCGCAATTATTCTCCAACTTCTTGGGTGATGAAGAGATTAAGTACAAGCAAAAAAGCCGTTCTACTGGTAGTAAAAATAATAGCACGAGCATCAGCGACCAAGAAAAAACTAGAAAGCTTTTTGAATCGGCTCAATTTCTGAAGTTAATTGCTGGTAAATGCGTTTTCATTAACCCTGCTTATGCTAATAGAAAGGAGGGGTCTGTTCCTTTACTCAAAACTATCAAAATTTCTCAAACCCTCAAAAATATTGATAAGTACAATCAACTTAAATGGGCGAGAATTGTTAGTTTACTGGCTAGGAAGAGTACACAGAAATTTCCCTCTGAGCAAGATTTAGCTTTGCGAGTTAAGCAAGTCGAGCAGCGTTTTCCAATTCCCGACAATCCTCAAGCTGTTTCTAATAATTCTAGACTGACATTCAAAGAAGTCGGCAGCATGATTAATCAAAACAAATCTGACAGTGGAATTTGA
- a CDS encoding relaxase/mobilization nuclease domain-containing protein: MKMTIEELKINNFELIQTLSQEKILANGSFIDISLPPLQIIQEFKTLSKTRRKLRNLGIYTIISLKNTYIQLNQESCLKIVNQYIHGIGWHDLQYICFLDIQKGNIYIHIIFNRITPQGKLIDIKCLGANWQQYEVLRQSCSLIIDNPVHNKYLQRRFCNCCG; the protein is encoded by the coding sequence ATGAAAATGACTATTGAAGAATTAAAAATTAATAATTTTGAACTAATTCAAACACTATCTCAAGAAAAAATTTTGGCGAATGGTAGTTTTATTGATATTAGTCTGCCTCCCCTTCAAATTATTCAGGAGTTTAAGACTTTATCTAAAACTAGACGAAAGCTGAGGAATTTGGGCATATATACTATCATCAGCTTAAAAAACACTTACATCCAACTAAATCAAGAATCTTGTCTGAAAATTGTTAACCAATATATTCACGGTATCGGCTGGCATGATTTGCAGTATATCTGTTTTTTAGATATTCAAAAGGGCAATATTTATATTCATATTATTTTTAATCGCATTACACCCCAAGGTAAGCTCATCGATATCAAATGCTTGGGGGCTAACTGGCAACAATATGAGGTTCTGCGCCAATCTTGTTCTCTCATCATCGACAACCCTGTTCATAACAAATATTTGCAAAGGCGATTCTGCAACTGTTGCGGTTAG
- a CDS encoding DUF3854 domain-containing protein — protein sequence MFDERHLQLTSAYARASQHFIRAFIYPLGEFIYKSIESAIDLKCRIEIGEETYFLTPDEDGGWKWSKNNFEGVTDEEIEQVEEMMAYLLPKLLPGSNDITPSNFSPEPDLPPVLPNPNSPLILPPSATSVEFLTIQMWQNTQEYLPIQDQENLGLNASIHRNVFFTVESANNGISSKKLERQNTQHIPPHPEHIDPQHWHELVVGSAIAPDIAHLNFSSLHFSYVGGEHEAWERLMISDKLSRTNTGSLSIRLLELYSHLDAGGWWCNSGVDPRTFANLTPGEQPQIKEWGCYKPNRPRPKTVKKDGFTVAVEGKFIKYEHPPSVDLSIFLLDVPGEIAQNIYSKAGVNPTDSDRLNGFWYCVYKHNIPLVITEGAKKAASLLSQGHAAIGLPGISSGYRSPKNEWGKKIGDSYLADELAVFATSGREIKICFDYETKPETKLNIQRDIWKTGSLLQEFGAVVKVVTLPGPDKGVDDFIVSQGKEAFEKLSAGAISLVTS from the coding sequence ATGTTTGATGAACGACATTTGCAACTCACTTCCGCTTACGCTAGAGCTAGTCAGCATTTTATTAGAGCTTTTATTTATCCTTTAGGAGAGTTTATTTATAAATCAATCGAATCAGCTATTGATTTAAAATGTCGAATCGAAATAGGAGAAGAAACTTATTTTCTTACTCCTGATGAGGATGGTGGCTGGAAATGGTCTAAAAATAACTTTGAAGGTGTAACAGATGAGGAAATAGAACAAGTAGAAGAGATGATGGCATATTTATTGCCTAAACTTCTTCCCGGCAGTAATGATATAACACCGTCGAATTTTTCTCCTGAGCCTGATTTACCTCCAGTTTTACCTAACCCCAATTCCCCCTTAATTCTTCCGCCTTCTGCCACATCTGTTGAGTTTTTAACTATACAGATGTGGCAGAACACCCAGGAATATCTACCTATTCAAGACCAAGAAAATCTAGGTTTAAATGCTTCCATCCATAGAAATGTTTTTTTTACAGTTGAAAGCGCCAACAATGGCATAAGTAGTAAAAAACTTGAGCGACAAAATACTCAACATATCCCGCCTCACCCAGAACATATTGATCCGCAACATTGGCACGAACTCGTAGTAGGCAGCGCGATCGCACCAGATATTGCACATCTCAACTTCTCTAGTCTTCATTTTAGCTATGTCGGTGGCGAACATGAAGCTTGGGAACGGCTGATGATCAGCGACAAACTCTCACGTACAAATACAGGTAGCCTCTCTATTAGGCTTTTAGAACTCTATTCCCATCTAGATGCAGGTGGCTGGTGGTGTAATTCAGGAGTAGATCCGCGCACATTTGCTAATCTTACCCCTGGTGAGCAACCTCAAATTAAAGAATGGGGATGTTATAAGCCAAACCGCCCCAGACCCAAAACCGTGAAAAAAGATGGGTTCACTGTTGCGGTTGAAGGCAAGTTCATTAAATATGAGCATCCACCATCAGTTGATTTGAGTATTTTCTTACTAGATGTCCCAGGGGAAATTGCCCAAAATATTTACTCAAAAGCTGGAGTAAACCCCACCGATAGCGATCGCTTGAATGGTTTTTGGTATTGTGTGTATAAACACAATATCCCACTCGTCATTACAGAGGGGGCGAAGAAGGCGGCTAGTCTGTTAAGCCAGGGTCATGCTGCCATCGGACTACCGGGAATTTCCTCCGGCTATCGCTCACCTAAAAACGAGTGGGGCAAGAAAATTGGTGATTCCTATCTGGCTGATGAGTTAGCTGTTTTCGCAACTTCTGGTAGAGAAATCAAAATCTGCTTTGATTATGAAACGAAGCCTGAAACTAAGCTCAATATCCAAAGAGATATTTGGAAAACAGGAAGCTTATTACAAGAATTTGGTGCTGTCGTTAAAGTAGTAACGCTGCCAGGGCCGGATAAAGGTGTAGATGATTTTATAGTTTCACAAGGAAAAGAAGCTTTTGAAAAGTTATCTGCCGGGGCTATATCATTGGTGACAAGTTAA
- a CDS encoding IS4 family transposase, which produces MVEDEVIAEQLERLLTPAITNQENYYRKLGLRERILNLPLMMAAVLTLLWRDVAGVRELTRMLARDGFLWCNPTKVSQQAVSQRFLTFPSELFEKVFKDLLPSLRAAWHSRNKRPLPESIQFTLLKFEKIWIVDGSTLEALFRKIQSLEEAQRGQLAGKMSTVIDLMTRLPVEIWFEENPKASDTKLEENILNLVRAGTLLLLDRGFYHFNFWHQLIENKVDFITRIKKGAAIKVEQVLTDSYGLRDRKIRLGSGTKKTPFITLRLIEVRSGKTWHSYLTSVLDPHVLPPYVVADLYRRRWRIEDAFNIVKRLLGLSYLWTGSINGIKLQIWATWLFYAVLVDLGDAVADELSLPFDEISLEMIYRGLYHFTMAHQKGNTTDTIKYFADPQNRDLGIIKQKRKPNVKLIVAPFPDLQRGSDQFFFSDSLKAS; this is translated from the coding sequence ATGGTGGAAGACGAAGTAATTGCAGAGCAACTGGAAAGATTACTGACACCAGCGATTACAAATCAAGAAAATTACTACCGAAAACTAGGACTCAGGGAACGGATACTGAATTTACCATTGATGATGGCTGCGGTGCTGACCTTGTTATGGAGAGATGTAGCAGGAGTCAGGGAACTGACAAGAATGTTAGCCAGAGACGGTTTTCTGTGGTGTAATCCCACAAAAGTTAGTCAACAAGCAGTATCACAGAGATTTTTGACATTTCCATCAGAATTATTTGAAAAAGTATTTAAAGATTTATTGCCTAGTTTGAGAGCGGCTTGGCATAGTAGAAATAAACGTCCATTACCAGAAAGTATTCAGTTTACATTATTAAAATTCGAGAAAATTTGGATAGTAGACGGGTCAACACTGGAGGCATTGTTTAGGAAAATACAAAGTTTAGAGGAAGCTCAAAGAGGACAATTAGCAGGAAAGATGAGTACAGTCATTGATTTAATGACCAGATTACCTGTAGAAATTTGGTTTGAAGAAAATCCTAAAGCTTCTGATACTAAACTAGAAGAAAATATCCTAAATTTAGTTAGAGCCGGAACTTTACTCTTATTAGATAGAGGTTTTTATCACTTTAACTTTTGGCATCAATTAATCGAGAATAAAGTTGACTTTATTACCAGAATAAAGAAAGGAGCAGCAATCAAAGTAGAACAGGTGTTGACAGATAGTTATGGACTGCGAGACCGGAAGATACGTCTCGGTTCTGGCACTAAAAAGACTCCGTTTATAACTTTACGTTTGATTGAAGTAAGGTCGGGAAAAACATGGCATTCTTATTTAACCAGCGTCCTAGACCCTCATGTTTTACCCCCTTATGTAGTAGCAGATTTATATCGGCGGCGTTGGCGAATTGAAGATGCTTTTAATATAGTCAAAAGACTCTTGGGGTTAAGTTATTTATGGACAGGTTCAATTAATGGAATTAAGTTACAAATTTGGGCGACGTGGTTATTTTATGCGGTTTTAGTAGATTTAGGTGATGCCGTAGCGGATGAACTCTCTCTACCCTTTGATGAAATCTCATTAGAAATGATTTATCGTGGTCTTTACCATTTTACAATGGCTCATCAAAAAGGTAACACAACAGATACTATTAAGTATTTTGCTGACCCTCAAAATCGAGATTTAGGTATTATCAAACAGAAGCGAAAACCAAACGTTAAGTTAATTGTCGCTCCTTTTCCTGATCTCCAACGAGGGTCTGACCAGTTTTTTTTCAGCGATTCTCTCAAAGCCTCTTGA
- a CDS encoding IS1380 family transposase: MTPNKNDCIPEQFIFEQVKSCPVVVNFNSEPVTSDAGLTLIAELDRKREITSRLAACFKDYREPNKIMHPVNGLIAQRIYGLIMGYEDVNDHETLRHDGIFALAVGKAINLEQEPITLAGKSTLNRIEHCPEDISSRADSRYHRIEHDASAIETLLVELFLESYRKPPRQITLDLDVTDDPVHGNQEKIFFNPYYRGYCYAPLYIFCGKHLLAAKLRASNVDPAEGGLGELQRVIKIIRSRWKEVKIIIRGDSAYSREDIMSWCESQTEIYYVLGLAQNNRLLQLSQSIQYRASQEYSGKIKHIVEFFETLFPPSPDLKNDAAIFVDNSVWYCSLDYQTLDSWSRHRRVVAKVEYSHKEVDTRFVVTSLPVNKIPPGRLYTQKYCPRGNMENCLKEQKLGLHSDRTSTHTFEGNQLRLWFASIAYILMNALREQCLAKTEFKNATVETIRTKLLKLGAVITIRKRRILIAISSACPYKEIFAMVYKSLSQLPCPG, encoded by the coding sequence ATGACCCCAAATAAAAACGATTGTATACCAGAACAGTTTATATTTGAACAAGTAAAGTCATGTCCAGTTGTAGTTAATTTCAATAGTGAGCCTGTAACATCTGATGCAGGATTAACATTAATTGCGGAACTAGATAGAAAAAGAGAAATAACATCACGGCTGGCAGCATGTTTTAAAGATTACCGAGAGCCAAACAAAATTATGCATCCAGTTAATGGCTTAATTGCACAAAGAATATATGGCTTAATCATGGGCTATGAAGATGTAAATGACCATGAAACTCTACGCCATGATGGAATATTCGCACTGGCAGTAGGAAAAGCAATTAATTTAGAACAAGAACCAATTACTCTGGCCGGAAAAAGTACCTTAAATCGGATCGAGCATTGTCCAGAAGATATCTCTTCAAGAGCAGATAGTCGATATCACCGTATTGAACATGATGCATCAGCCATAGAAACACTCCTAGTTGAGCTATTTTTAGAATCTTATCGAAAGCCGCCACGACAGATAACTTTAGATTTAGATGTTACCGATGACCCCGTACATGGTAATCAAGAAAAAATATTTTTTAATCCTTATTATCGAGGGTATTGTTATGCGCCACTTTATATTTTCTGCGGGAAACATTTACTTGCGGCAAAGCTTCGTGCGTCTAATGTTGACCCTGCGGAAGGAGGATTAGGAGAATTACAAAGAGTAATAAAAATAATCCGCTCACGATGGAAAGAGGTGAAAATTATTATTCGTGGGGATAGTGCTTATTCGAGAGAAGATATAATGAGTTGGTGTGAATCTCAAACTGAAATTTATTATGTATTGGGACTCGCTCAAAATAATAGGCTACTCCAGCTATCTCAATCAATTCAGTATCGCGCATCCCAAGAATATTCAGGAAAAATTAAACATATAGTCGAGTTTTTTGAAACCTTATTTCCTCCATCACCAGATTTAAAGAACGACGCAGCAATATTTGTTGATAACTCAGTTTGGTATTGCTCTCTTGACTACCAAACTCTAGATAGTTGGAGCCGTCATCGTCGTGTTGTCGCCAAAGTTGAATATAGCCATAAAGAAGTTGATACTCGCTTTGTAGTCACTTCGCTCCCTGTTAATAAAATCCCGCCAGGGCGACTTTATACTCAAAAGTACTGCCCGCGCGGGAATATGGAAAATTGTTTAAAAGAACAAAAGCTCGGGTTACATAGTGATAGAACAAGTACCCATACGTTTGAAGGAAATCAATTACGTTTGTGGTTTGCGTCTATTGCTTATATTTTGATGAATGCTCTACGAGAACAATGTTTAGCAAAGACGGAATTTAAAAATGCAACTGTTGAGACTATACGCACAAAATTATTGAAGCTAGGAGCCGTCATTACTATCAGGAAACGACGAATTTTAATCGCAATTAGTAGTGCCTGCCCTTATAAAGAGATTTTCGCAATGGTTTATAAGAGTTTATCTCAATTACCTTGCCCTGGCTGA
- a CDS encoding sensor histidine kinase, with protein sequence MQQEVLSILGLLHDVSNNYQGASLVLNQIIDGAYGQSLEEIKPLLIALQQTNERGMSLIQSKRTAFFELNPVTEEQFDMLSFLQTTFSRFKPIAQYHSLNLHYEIQSSYKHGTQVRGDSISIDRMLCNLVTNAIKYTIQGDIFLRLLNQEDDLAIEIEDTGCGIAAEQISNIFIPLWRTPNSNLLHQSGMGLGLYIALCVAHAHGLRISVNSVVRQGTKFTIIFPYKDDGIYGVDGRMLPKSQRLQDALPI encoded by the coding sequence ATGCAACAGGAAGTTTTAAGCATATTAGGTTTGTTACACGATGTTTCAAATAACTATCAAGGAGCATCGTTAGTTTTGAATCAGATAATTGATGGTGCTTATGGACAGTCCTTAGAAGAGATAAAGCCGTTGCTGATCGCTTTACAACAAACGAATGAGCGAGGGATGAGTTTGATTCAATCTAAAAGAACTGCTTTTTTTGAACTAAATCCAGTGACAGAGGAGCAGTTTGATATGTTAAGTTTTTTACAAACAACTTTTTCTCGATTCAAGCCAATAGCGCAGTATCATTCCTTGAATCTTCACTATGAAATTCAATCATCCTACAAGCATGGAACGCAAGTACGGGGTGACAGCATAAGTATTGACAGAATGCTGTGTAATCTTGTGACAAATGCTATTAAGTACACTATACAGGGAGATATTTTTTTAAGGCTGCTCAATCAAGAAGATGATTTAGCCATCGAGATTGAAGATACTGGCTGTGGGATTGCTGCCGAACAAATTTCTAATATATTTATCCCATTATGGCGAACGCCAAATAGCAATTTATTACATCAATCAGGGATGGGACTCGGACTGTACATCGCCTTATGTGTGGCTCATGCTCATGGTTTGAGGATAAGCGTAAACTCGGTAGTTAGACAAGGAACTAAATTCACCATTATATTTCCTTACAAAGATGACGGGATCTATGGGGTTGATGGTAGGATGTTGCCCAAGTCGCAGAGGTTACAAGATGCGTTACCTATATGA